The following nucleotide sequence is from Nocardioides eburneiflavus.
TGGAAGAAGAACCTCAAGCCGCTCGCCGACAAGCGCTACTACACCAAGAAGCAGAGCGACGCGAAGTACCAGCCCAAGGGCTCCTACGAGACCGCCGGCTCCGGCTACACCAAGGCCGAGACGTACTCGAAGGCCGAGTCGGACGGGAAGTACCAGTCGAAGACGCAGCTGATCCGCGGGACCTTCTTCGCCGCGGGCGGCTCCACCGCAGGCGCGTCGTTCATCTCCGGTGAGGGCATCTCGCTCGGAGTGACCTTCGCGGCGGTCCCGACGGTGCGCTACATGAAGCTCGGCGACCCGCTGGCGCCCGGCTGCCTGGGCTCCGCGGCGTCGCCTGACGCCCAGCCCGGGTTCGTCTGCGTGTTCGAGACCGCCGTGCTCAACATGAGCACCAACCGCGGCACGCTCGACCTTGCCGGGGGCATCGGGATGACCGCCTTCGGCGGTCCGATCTTCGGCCAGACCGCCGGCGCCGGTGACGGCTACATGCTGGGCAGCTGGGCGGCACGGCCGGGTGCCGTGGCGGCCGGCTCACCCGCGCCCTCCGCGCCGGCAGGAAAGGCCGGCGGACTCGGCTGAGCGTCTCCGGGAGGAACGGCCGCCGCAACCGGGGGGTGCGGCGGCCGTTCCGCTGTCCGGGTCCCGGCGCGCGGGGACTACCCTCGCCATGTGACCCAGGAGCACCGCCACAAGTCCGGATTCGAGACGCGTGCGATCCACGCCGGCTACGAGCCCGACGCGATGACCGGGGCGGTCAACCCGCCCATCTACGCCAGCAGCACCTACAAGCAGGACGGGGTCGGCGGCCTGCGTGGCGGCTACGAGTACAGCCGCTCCGCCAACCCGACCCGTACGGCCCTCGAGGGAGCGCTGGCCGCGGTCGAGGACGGGGAGCGGGGCTTCGCCTTCGCCTCCGGCCTGGCCGCCGAGGACACGATCATCCGGGCCCTGACCCGACCCGGCGACCACGTCGTCATCCCCGACGACGCCTACGGCGGCACCTTCCGCCTCTTCGACAAGGTCGAGAAGGTCTGGGGCCTCGACCACAGTCCCGCACCCGTCGCGGACACCGACGCCGTGGCGGCGGCGATCGAGCAGGGGCGTACGAAGCTGGTGTGGGTCGAGACGCCCACCAACCCCCTCCTCACCATCGGCGACATCGAGGCCCTCGCGACCGTGGCGCACGACGTCGGCGCGCTGCTCGTGGTCGACAACACCTTCGCCTCGCCCTACCTCCAGCAGCCGCTCACCCTCGGCGCGGACGTGGTGGTCCACTCGACGACCAAGTACGTCGGCGGGCACAGCGACGTCGTCGGGGGAGCGGTCGTCGTCCGCGACCTCGACCTCGCCGAGAAGATCGGCTTCCACCAGAACGCCATGGGAGCCGTCGCAGGCCCCTTCGACGCGTTCCTCACCCACCGCGGCCTCAAGACGCTGGGCGTACGCATGGACCGCCACTGCGACAACGCCGAGCGCCTCGTGGCGTTCCTCGACGGCGACCCGCGGGTCGCGGAGGTCATCTATCCCGGCCTCGCCGCCCACCCCGGCCACGAGGTCGCCGCCCGGCAGATGAAGCGCTTCGGCGGGATGATCTCCTTCCGCGTCGCCGGCGGTGAGCAGCAGGCCCTGGCGGTGTGCGAGCGGGCCGAGGTCTTCACGCTCGGCGAGTCGCTCGGCGGCGTCGAGTCGCTGATCGAGCACCCCGGCCGGATGACCCACGCCAGCGTGGCCGGCACCGACCTCGAGGTCCCTGCCGACTTGATCCGCCTGAGCGTCGGCATCGAGAGCGTCGCCGACCTCGTCGCCGACCTCGACCGGGCGCTGGGCTGAGGCGTGGACGCACCCGAGGTGCCGGACGTCCGGTTCTCGCTGGCCAACGAGCGCACCTTCCTGGCCTACGAGCGCACGGCGATCGGCCTGGTCGCCGCCGCGCTGGCGGTCTTCCACCTCCTCGACCCGTCGTGGACGCAGAAGGCTCTCGGCCTGCTCCTCCTCGCCTCCGCGGTGATCGCCGCCGGTGGTGGCTGGCTGCGCTTCCGCCAGGCCGACCGGGCGATCCGGGAGGGTCGTGACCTGCCGGCCGGCACCACCGTCCACCTGATGGCGGCCGCGGTGCTGGTCGTGATCCTCGCCGCCGGCATCTCGGTGGTGGTGTGAGCACCGACTGCACCGACTGCGCCGTCTGCGTCGACTTCGGGTCGACCTTCACCAAGGCGGCGCTCGTCGACCTCGCCACCGGCACCCTCCTCGCGACGGCCGCCCACCCGACCACCCTCCCGGACGGGGACGGGCATGGGGACGTCCTCGACGGGTACGACGCGTGCGTGGCCGCCCTCGTCGAGCAGGACCCCCGCGCAGCCGGTGCCGAGGTGCTCGCCTGCTCCAGCGCCGGTGGCGGCCTGCGGATCGCCGTCGTCGGCAACGAGGAGCTGGTCACGGCGGAGGCCGGTCGCCGGGTCGCGCTGTCCAGCGGCGGCAAGGTCGTGCTGGTGCTGCACGGCGGCCTCGACGCGGACAAGCTCACCGCGCTGCAGCAGGCCGAGCCCGACGTGGTGCTCCTCGTCGGCGGCACCGACGGTGGCAACGCCGAGGTCCTCGAGGGCGACGCCGACTTCCTGTCGCGCGTGCCGTGGCCCGGCCCCGTCGTCGTGGCGGGCAACGTGGAGTCCCGGGCCCTGGTCGCCGACCTGCTCAAGGCGGCCGGCACCCCCCACGTCCTCGCCGACAACGTCGTCCCGCGCATCGGCGTCCTGGCCCCCGACAGCGCCCGGCGCGCGATCCGCGAGATCTTCCTCAGCCACGTCATCGGCGGCAAGCACCTCAGCAGCCGTACGGACGCCCGCGGGCGTACCTTCACCGAGATGGTGCGCGGCGCCACCCCCGACGTGGTGCTGACCGGTGTCGAGCTGCTCGCCCGCGGCCTCGACGACGCGCACCGCGGCGCCGGCGACGTGGTCGTCGTCGACGTCGGCGGCGCCACCACCGACGTGCACAGCGTCGTCGAGCTCGACCCGGAGGACAGCGGGCTGGCCCGCGAGGTCGTCGCGACCACCCCCGTCACCCGCACCGTCGAGGGCGACCTCGGCATGCGCTGGTCGGCGATCTCGACGATCGAGGCGGCCGGGCGCCACGACCTGCACGACGCGGCCGTACGCCGCCGCAGCACCCCCGACCTCCTGCCCGACGACAGCACCGACCCCGACGCCGAGCGCGAGGCCGACCTCGCCATCGCGGCGGCCGCCGTACGCCTCGCCCTCGAGCGCCACGCGGGCCGGTCGAAGGTCGTGGTGAGCCCCGACGGGCGGGTCGTCGAGCGAAGC
It contains:
- a CDS encoding glutamate mutase L; amino-acid sequence: MSTDCTDCAVCVDFGSTFTKAALVDLATGTLLATAAHPTTLPDGDGHGDVLDGYDACVAALVEQDPRAAGAEVLACSSAGGGLRIAVVGNEELVTAEAGRRVALSSGGKVVLVLHGGLDADKLTALQQAEPDVVLLVGGTDGGNAEVLEGDADFLSRVPWPGPVVVAGNVESRALVADLLKAAGTPHVLADNVVPRIGVLAPDSARRAIREIFLSHVIGGKHLSSRTDARGRTFTEMVRGATPDVVLTGVELLARGLDDAHRGAGDVVVVDVGGATTDVHSVVELDPEDSGLAREVVATTPVTRTVEGDLGMRWSAISTIEAAGRHDLHDAAVRRRSTPDLLPDDSTDPDAEREADLAIAAAAVRLALERHAGRSKVVVSPDGRVVERSGKDLREVDLLVGSGGVLRHGGPEAVRRVLAPATGDAFEGGWQLPRDPVVVVDHDYVLAAAGLLAEDHPVAAHRLVRRLGPAGIGSVAT
- a CDS encoding cystathionine gamma-synthase, translated to MTQEHRHKSGFETRAIHAGYEPDAMTGAVNPPIYASSTYKQDGVGGLRGGYEYSRSANPTRTALEGALAAVEDGERGFAFASGLAAEDTIIRALTRPGDHVVIPDDAYGGTFRLFDKVEKVWGLDHSPAPVADTDAVAAAIEQGRTKLVWVETPTNPLLTIGDIEALATVAHDVGALLVVDNTFASPYLQQPLTLGADVVVHSTTKYVGGHSDVVGGAVVVRDLDLAEKIGFHQNAMGAVAGPFDAFLTHRGLKTLGVRMDRHCDNAERLVAFLDGDPRVAEVIYPGLAAHPGHEVAARQMKRFGGMISFRVAGGEQQALAVCERAEVFTLGESLGGVESLIEHPGRMTHASVAGTDLEVPADLIRLSVGIESVADLVADLDRALG
- a CDS encoding YidH family protein, with the translated sequence MDAPEVPDVRFSLANERTFLAYERTAIGLVAAALAVFHLLDPSWTQKALGLLLLASAVIAAGGGWLRFRQADRAIREGRDLPAGTTVHLMAAAVLVVILAAGISVVV